One Mya arenaria isolate MELC-2E11 chromosome 5, ASM2691426v1 genomic window carries:
- the LOC128235703 gene encoding uncharacterized protein LOC128235703: MDMNRQENIQYQETSTENNENECNGKKEPTFCEPCKYDDSFEAATGYCVTCAEYLCHSCCRDQKRNKVTREHSLLKNDEIPADITPFKTIRQLSTCEYHPDIDIAYECEDHEALVCVFCLTESHRKCGNVHDLGVDDSAVSDVDVMGALQERIQALQLQKEEQRKTIEIEQQEVKTNIQSLVTKWKDHITGLGNDLETKLNEVSLSKTKQLIKDIGGCQKVETEITINKTLIETLMKYGTKRHISVVLRRTSRARFDLKEKLKTLECQHQQNIALVNVKQLEALLTMAELSLNEQDKDNNDILENTSDEVHVTLDSENKPTDKIDRSIQTILPVLINEPKQRSSKLFAERKSGQKITLFKVKTETDVSMCGIFAINLAEYGVLVADYGNRKLKLFSRKFDFICENSLPGPPVDICCDGEYAYVCYSNLKKVTKYRINTTSIWRCNEISTSYQPLSLTVFDSRLMILFANTENFDSTADDDVHIEIRTGSAIDCAIFKSDYEGLEDVKDAKRVFHFDASSIVLSENTRVSCYDVDTQAKKLTCRKWFYKSYHQNVLEKAKGVAKDSEGNIYICGEDSNNVHQVSSTNYRCNRVIVQNINSPVCVAVDDQKDRLIIGCRDDNYLHVYSFK, from the coding sequence ATGGACATGAACCGTCAAGAAAATATTCAATACCAGGAAACATCAACGGAAAATAACGAAAATGAATGTAATGGGAAGAAAGAACCAACCTTCTGTGAACCATGCAAGTATGATGATTCGTTTGAAGCAGCAACGGGATATTGTGTGACATGTGCAGAGTATCTGTGCCACTCCTGTTGTCGGGatcaaaaaagaaacaaagttaCAAGAGAACACTCGCTGTTAAAGAATGATGAAATTCCTGCTGACATAACACCGTTTAAGACCATTAGGCAACTATCAACATGCGAATATCATCCTGATATTGACATCGCATACGAATGCGAAGACCATGAAGCCTTAGTTTGCGTTTTCTGTCTCACGGAGAGCCATCGGAAATGTGGAAATGTCCATGATCTAGGAGTTGATGATTCTGCTGTTTCGGATGTTGATGTGATGGGAGCACTTCAAGAAAGAATACAGGCGTTACAACTACAAAAGGAAGAGCAACGGAAGACAATCGAAATAGAGCAACAAGAggtgaaaacaaacattcaaagtCTGGTAACCAAATGGAAGGACCATATAACCGGTTTGGGAAATGACCTTGAAACAAAGTTAAACGAAGTGTCGCTCTCCAAGACAAAGCAATTGATAAAAGATATTGGCGGCTGTCAAAAAGTCGAGActgaaataacaataaacaagacGTTAATAGAAACACTTATGAAATACGGAACTAAGCGACACATATCTGTTGTACTGAGACGTACAAGCCGTGCACGCTTTGATCTTAAAGAGAAACTTAAAACACTGGAATgtcaacatcaacaaaatattgCGCTCGTGAACGTAAAACAATTAGAAGCACTATTAACGATGGCTGAATTATCTTTAAACGAGCAGGACAAAGATAACAACGACATCTTGGAAAACACAAGCGATGAAGTACATGTCACTTTAGATTCGGAAAATAAACCAACGGATAAAATTGATCGATCCATACAGACTATACTACCTGTCTTGATCAATGAGCCCAAACAAAGGTCATCCAAGCTGTTCGCAGAAAGAAAAAGCGgacaaaaaataactttattcaaagtcaaaacagaaacagatgtgAGCATGTGTGGTATTTTTGCCATTAACTTAGCGGAGTACGGAGTCCTCGTTGCTGATTATGGCAACAGAAAACTTAAGCTTTTCAGTCGTAAATTTGACTTTATTTGTGAAAACTCGCTGCCAGGACCGCCTGTCGATATATGCTGCGATGGAGAGTATGCTTATGTCTGCTATTCAAACCTAAAGAAAGTGACGAAATATCGCATAAACACGACATCCATTTGGCGTTGTAATGAAATTTCCACTAGCTACCAACCATTAAGTCTCACTGTATTCGACTCTCGACTTAtgattttgtttgcaaataCTGAAAATTTTGACAGCACGGCAGATGACGACGTACATATTGAAATTCGAACCGGAAGTGCTATAGATTGTGCGATATTTAAATCCGATTACGAAGGCTTAGAAGATGTGAAAGACGCAAAGCGAGTTTTTCACTTCGATGCGTCGTCCATAGTACTCTCTGAAAACACGAGGGTGTCCTGCTATGATGTTGACACTCAAGCCAAAAAGCTAACATGTCGAAAATGGTTCTATAAATCGTATCACCAAAACGTTCTGGAAAAAGCAAAAGGGGTCGCGAAAGACAGTGAAGGGAATATCTACATATGTGGTGAAGATTCCAACAACGTTCATCAGGTGTCGTCTACTAATTACAGATGTAACCGtgtgattgttcagaacatcaATAGCCCCGTGTGTGTCGCAGTGGACGACCAGAAAGATAGACTCATCATCGGATGTCGCGATGATAATTATCTGCATGTATATTCCTTCAAATAG